The Mycolicibacterium flavescens genome has a segment encoding these proteins:
- a CDS encoding Xaa-Pro aminopeptidase — protein MALQILPDAADLRRGRRERALAQMEERDIDILVLGRQANVRYVTGAPQLWVAGTRPFGPICEVIRSTGEIHLNSTWDEGIPDEIPHDHLYGLAWNPMTLVEVLKALPGAATAKRVGTDSLTPTFAQLLPMAFPAAEIVDAEPALRAARRIKTPDEIAVLRGALGVAEAALNAARAELAAGATEKSLTGALMEAMAAGGVCTPATQDGAWVTSKEHPWRRARSNGHIKDGDLVAFSAGALADGYVGEVGRTWPVGEVDGSAVPQLYDRWNRLWDKLLDACQPGHPASGLLAAYEAAGEPLPVMPVAHGLGLGYDSPVVTPALGATIADEVLEPGMVLAVSGYVWQQGVGAIFSRDAVHVTADGAEVLTSSPLWSGAGVGIG, from the coding sequence ATGGCACTCCAGATTCTCCCTGACGCAGCCGATCTGCGGCGGGGCCGCCGCGAGCGCGCGCTGGCCCAGATGGAGGAACGCGACATCGACATCCTGGTGCTGGGCCGGCAGGCCAACGTGCGCTACGTGACCGGCGCCCCGCAGCTGTGGGTGGCGGGCACCCGCCCGTTCGGACCGATTTGCGAGGTGATCCGCTCGACCGGAGAGATCCACCTCAACAGCACCTGGGACGAGGGCATCCCCGACGAGATCCCCCACGACCACCTGTACGGGCTGGCGTGGAATCCGATGACGCTGGTCGAGGTGCTCAAGGCGCTGCCCGGGGCCGCCACCGCCAAACGGGTCGGAACCGATTCGCTGACACCGACGTTCGCGCAACTACTGCCGATGGCGTTTCCCGCCGCAGAGATCGTCGACGCCGAACCGGCGCTGAGGGCCGCTCGCCGCATCAAGACACCGGATGAGATCGCCGTGTTGCGCGGTGCGCTGGGCGTGGCCGAAGCGGCGCTCAACGCGGCCCGCGCCGAGTTGGCGGCCGGAGCCACCGAGAAGTCGTTGACGGGCGCGCTGATGGAGGCGATGGCGGCTGGCGGTGTCTGCACACCCGCCACCCAGGACGGCGCATGGGTGACGAGCAAGGAACATCCGTGGCGACGCGCCCGCAGCAACGGCCACATCAAGGACGGTGACCTGGTGGCGTTCTCGGCCGGTGCGCTGGCCGACGGCTACGTCGGCGAGGTCGGCCGCACATGGCCGGTCGGTGAAGTCGATGGGTCTGCAGTCCCACAGCTCTATGATCGCTGGAACCGTCTGTGGGACAAGCTTTTAGACGCTTGTCAGCCGGGTCATCCCGCAAGTGGCCTGCTCGCCGCCTACGAGGCGGCCGGTGAGCCGCTGCCCGTGATGCCCGTCGCTCACGGCCTCGGGCTGGGCTACGACTCGCCCGTCGTCACCCCGGCCCTGGGAGCTACCATCGCCGACGAAGTGCTCGAACCCGGCATGGTGCTCGCGGTCAGCGGCTATGTCTGGCAGCAGGGCGTGGGCGCGATCTTCAGCCGCGACGCTGTGCACGTCACCGCCGACGGGGCCGAGGTGCTGACCTCCAGTCCACTCTGGAGTGGTGCGGGCGTCGGAATCGGTTGA
- the menB_2 gene encoding enoyl-CoA hydratase/carnithine racemase, translating into MSDPGSRPTPEEIVLYEKDPATKIATITFNRPEYLNAPTSAARLRYADLLRGATVDDEVKVVVIRGVGENLGSGADLPEFMAGDDDARLAELRVDDPNVIYPPKGSFRHGATMGQWYANVAAGNRALQELKKISIVEAKGYCYGWHFYQCADADLVISSDDALFGHPSFRYFGWGPRMWTWVMTMGLRPFQEMVYTGRPFTADEMKECNFLNKVVPRDQLEAEVAKYAHACARNRPVDSVFQQKMFFEVVKQFQGEYLGSLLSAMFESMGGAARPDGDDFMLADAIDVGLADAVNDNDDKYPPEFRLSKANRRKKD; encoded by the coding sequence ATGTCGGACCCCGGGAGTCGGCCCACCCCTGAGGAGATCGTGCTCTACGAGAAGGACCCGGCGACCAAGATCGCGACCATCACGTTCAACCGGCCGGAGTACCTGAACGCGCCCACGTCGGCTGCGCGGTTGCGGTACGCCGACCTTCTGCGTGGCGCCACCGTCGACGACGAGGTGAAGGTCGTCGTGATCCGCGGTGTCGGCGAGAACCTCGGCAGTGGCGCGGACCTGCCGGAGTTCATGGCCGGCGACGACGACGCGCGGCTGGCCGAGCTGCGGGTGGACGATCCGAACGTCATCTATCCGCCGAAGGGATCGTTCCGGCACGGCGCGACGATGGGGCAGTGGTACGCCAACGTCGCGGCGGGCAACCGGGCGTTGCAAGAACTCAAGAAGATCAGCATCGTTGAGGCCAAGGGGTACTGCTACGGCTGGCACTTCTACCAGTGCGCCGACGCGGACCTGGTGATCTCCAGCGACGACGCGCTGTTCGGCCATCCGTCATTCCGGTACTTCGGCTGGGGCCCGCGGATGTGGACCTGGGTGATGACCATGGGGCTTCGGCCGTTCCAGGAGATGGTGTACACCGGTCGCCCGTTCACCGCCGATGAGATGAAGGAGTGCAACTTCCTCAACAAGGTGGTGCCGCGCGACCAGCTCGAGGCCGAGGTCGCCAAGTACGCCCACGCGTGTGCGCGGAACCGACCGGTGGACAGCGTCTTTCAGCAGAAGATGTTCTTCGAGGTGGTCAAGCAGTTCCAGGGCGAATACCTCGGGAGCCTGCTGTCGGCGATGTTCGAGTCGATGGGCGGCGCGGCGCGGCCCGACGGCGACGACTTCATGCTCGCCGATGCGATCGATGTGGGCCTCGCGGACGCCGTCAACGACAACGACGACAAGTACCCGCCCGAGTTCCGGTTGAGCAAGGCCAACCGCAGAAAGAAGGATTAG
- the frc_5 gene encoding putative acyl-CoA transferase/carnitine dehydratase: protein MPALDEYTIVDLSSGIAGGYATKLLADGGATVIKVESPQGDPLRSWSASGARIEPGSDGALFGFLACSKHSVVVDPAVTADLDMLRGLLTAADAVVWSRGSAVAELDEFTPAALADAYGHLTVTAITPFGLEGPWADKPATEFTLQAWSGGVIGLGRGAQDRAPLFVAGQIGEWLAGAYAAAGTTAAAGLVDVSILEAQILCLTYYSVSFNDALGRPFRDRRRLTVPGVASAADGLVALGCGTAQQWFDLCAMVGHDEWIDEGGDLSITEQANIHAEQIYAWVKENRVEDILELSSAFRIPNAPVGNGATVTDFDQFVERGTFVTNPRDGFTQPGPPYRTTPSLLRAPLPAPRLGEHTALYRSRTVQQGRDSAGITTLGGVSRTSFEGLRVLDMTSFWAGPSCTHMLALLGAEVIHIESTARPDGTRLIAGVPITEEQWWERSPIFSGLNINKKSVTLDIRSERGVELLRRLITTCDVIVENYTPRVLDQIGLDFDAVHRLRPDAIMMRMPGFGLDGPWRDKPAFAYVIEDCSGITWLTGHPDQNPVEPYSVGDPNAGVHGLNALLLALAHRRRTGQGVRIEAAMVDAALNVAAEQVIEYSAYGNLLQRQGNRGPTAAPQNLYRTSELDEFGRPDDWVAIAVATDEQWAGLVDALGRPAWVTDELATADGRRRNQDTIDEHLGAWCADRIGDDIVETLWAAGVPVAKVMQPHRVGDLEQLVHRDFYEKVDHPVNPPARHSTLPMRIASVRSFHRSPAPLLGQHNREVLAALGLSDDEITALEEEGVIGNAPAGLTIRTTKTG, encoded by the coding sequence GTGCCGGCGCTGGACGAGTACACCATCGTTGACCTGTCGAGCGGCATCGCGGGAGGCTACGCCACCAAACTGCTCGCCGACGGTGGCGCCACCGTGATCAAAGTCGAGTCGCCGCAGGGTGACCCGCTGCGAAGCTGGTCCGCGTCGGGTGCCCGTATCGAGCCGGGAAGCGACGGGGCGCTGTTCGGCTTCCTGGCCTGCTCGAAGCACAGCGTCGTCGTCGACCCGGCCGTCACCGCCGACCTGGACATGCTGCGCGGGTTGCTGACAGCCGCCGATGCGGTGGTGTGGTCACGCGGTTCGGCGGTCGCCGAACTCGACGAGTTCACCCCCGCCGCACTCGCCGATGCGTACGGTCATCTGACCGTCACCGCGATCACCCCGTTCGGACTCGAGGGACCGTGGGCGGACAAGCCCGCCACCGAGTTCACCCTGCAGGCGTGGTCGGGTGGCGTGATCGGGCTGGGCCGGGGCGCACAGGATCGCGCGCCGCTGTTCGTCGCGGGCCAGATCGGGGAGTGGCTGGCGGGCGCGTACGCGGCAGCGGGCACGACGGCGGCGGCGGGTCTGGTCGACGTCTCGATCCTCGAGGCCCAGATTCTGTGCCTGACTTACTATTCGGTGTCGTTTAACGATGCGCTCGGACGCCCGTTCCGGGACCGCCGCCGGTTGACCGTGCCAGGTGTCGCGTCCGCGGCCGACGGGCTGGTGGCGTTGGGGTGCGGCACCGCGCAACAGTGGTTCGACCTGTGCGCGATGGTCGGCCACGACGAGTGGATCGACGAGGGCGGCGACCTGTCGATCACCGAACAGGCCAATATCCACGCCGAGCAGATCTACGCGTGGGTGAAAGAAAACCGCGTCGAGGACATCCTCGAGCTGTCCAGCGCCTTTCGTATTCCGAACGCACCGGTCGGAAACGGCGCCACTGTCACGGATTTCGACCAGTTCGTGGAACGCGGCACGTTCGTGACCAATCCGCGCGACGGCTTCACCCAGCCCGGGCCGCCGTACCGCACCACGCCGTCGCTGCTGCGCGCGCCGCTGCCCGCGCCCCGGCTCGGCGAGCACACCGCCCTGTATCGTTCGCGAACGGTACAACAGGGTCGCGATTCTGCCGGGATCACGACCCTGGGTGGGGTTTCGCGAACATCGTTCGAGGGGCTACGGGTGCTCGACATGACGAGCTTCTGGGCCGGCCCGTCGTGCACCCACATGCTGGCGTTGCTGGGCGCCGAGGTGATCCACATCGAGTCCACCGCGCGACCCGACGGCACGCGGCTCATCGCCGGGGTGCCGATCACCGAGGAGCAGTGGTGGGAGCGCTCGCCGATCTTCTCCGGCTTGAACATCAACAAGAAGAGCGTCACGCTCGACATCCGTTCCGAGCGCGGCGTGGAGCTGCTGCGCCGGCTCATCACGACCTGCGACGTCATTGTCGAGAACTACACCCCGCGGGTGCTCGACCAGATCGGTCTGGACTTCGATGCCGTACACCGGCTGCGCCCCGACGCGATCATGATGCGCATGCCGGGATTCGGGCTCGACGGGCCGTGGCGCGACAAGCCCGCGTTCGCTTACGTGATCGAGGACTGCTCCGGAATCACCTGGCTGACGGGGCATCCGGATCAGAACCCGGTCGAGCCGTATTCGGTCGGCGATCCCAACGCCGGGGTGCACGGTCTCAACGCGCTGTTGCTCGCGCTGGCGCACCGGCGACGGACGGGACAGGGGGTGCGGATCGAGGCCGCGATGGTCGACGCCGCGCTCAATGTCGCCGCCGAGCAGGTCATCGAATACTCGGCCTACGGAAATCTCCTGCAGCGGCAGGGCAACCGCGGGCCGACCGCCGCGCCGCAGAACCTGTATCGCACCAGCGAGCTCGACGAGTTCGGCCGCCCCGACGACTGGGTCGCGATCGCGGTGGCCACCGACGAGCAGTGGGCGGGCTTGGTCGATGCCCTCGGGCGACCGGCGTGGGTGACCGACGAGCTCGCCACGGCCGACGGCCGTCGGCGCAACCAGGACACCATCGATGAGCATCTGGGCGCATGGTGCGCCGACCGCATCGGTGACGATATCGTCGAAACGCTCTGGGCGGCCGGGGTTCCGGTGGCCAAGGTGATGCAACCGCACCGCGTCGGCGACCTCGAGCAGCTGGTGCACCGCGACTTCTACGAGAAGGTCGACCATCCCGTCAACCCTCCGGCCCGACACAGCACGCTGCCCATGCGTATCGCGTCCGTCCGGAGCTTTCATCGCAGCCCCGCACCGCTGCTGGGACAGCACAACCGCGAGGTACTGGCCGCGCTCGGGCTCAGCGATGACGAGATCACGGCGCTCGAGGAGGAAGGGGTCATCGGAAACGCGCCTGCGGGTCTCACCATTCGCACAACGAAGACCGGTTGA
- the fabG_12 gene encoding short-chain dehydrogenase, whose amino-acid sequence MAIDPSNILLTGRVAVVTGGGAGIGKGIAEGLTAFGASVAIWERDPETCAGTASTIGALGIVTDVRDGTQVDAALQQTADALGEVSILVNNAGGTFFSPMLETTENGWDALHKANLRHVLLCTQRVARRLVEADRPGSVINVTSIEGVRAAPGYAAYAAAKAGVINYTQTAAFELSPHAIRVNALAPDLTMTEGLMQISSGTLNPDVAHGIPMGRPGHVDEIASAAVFLASDMSSYITGQTIHVDGGTHAAGGWYHHPDTGRPTLGPV is encoded by the coding sequence ATGGCCATCGATCCGTCGAACATCCTGCTCACCGGCCGCGTGGCGGTCGTCACCGGCGGTGGCGCGGGCATCGGCAAGGGAATCGCCGAAGGGCTCACCGCCTTCGGGGCGTCCGTCGCGATCTGGGAGCGCGACCCGGAAACCTGTGCGGGGACGGCCTCGACGATCGGCGCGCTGGGCATCGTCACCGACGTGCGTGACGGTACTCAGGTCGACGCGGCGCTGCAGCAGACCGCCGATGCGCTCGGCGAGGTGTCGATTCTGGTCAACAACGCCGGTGGCACCTTCTTCTCGCCGATGCTCGAGACCACAGAGAACGGCTGGGATGCGCTGCACAAGGCGAACCTTCGTCACGTGCTGCTGTGCACCCAGCGGGTGGCGCGCCGTCTGGTGGAGGCCGACAGGCCCGGCAGCGTCATCAACGTGACGTCGATCGAGGGTGTGCGCGCCGCACCGGGATACGCCGCATACGCCGCCGCCAAGGCCGGGGTCATCAACTACACCCAGACCGCGGCGTTCGAGTTGTCGCCACACGCCATCCGCGTCAACGCCCTCGCACCGGACCTCACCATGACCGAGGGGCTGATGCAGATCTCCAGCGGCACGTTGAACCCCGACGTCGCCCACGGCATACCGATGGGCAGACCGGGGCACGTCGACGAAATCGCTTCGGCGGCAGTGTTTCTGGCCTCCGACATGTCGAGCTACATCACCGGTCAGACGATCCACGTCGACGGCGGGACCCACGCGGCGGGCGGCTGGTATCACCACCCGGACACGGGCCGCCCGACACTGGGGCCGGTCTAG
- the butA_1 gene encoding short-chain alcohol dehydrogenase: METFNGRAAVITGGASGIGFAAAQEFARRGARIMLSDIDSTALDRAVADLRGDGVDAHGVVCDVRKFDDVNRLADEAFGVFGDVHLVFNNAGIAYAGPIAQTSHDDWRFVIDVDLWGPIHGVEAFLPRLIAQEADSHIAFTSSFAGLIPNVGLGPYCVAKYGVVALAETLSREVRANGIGVTVLCPMIVDTNLLANTERVRSEDYGPATASGADSVQQLASDPTDDSVLNVDEVARLTADAIEANRLYVLPHSAARGSIRRRFERIDRTFDDQSAAGWTH, translated from the coding sequence GTGGAGACGTTCAACGGACGCGCAGCGGTCATCACCGGCGGCGCGAGCGGTATCGGGTTCGCCGCCGCTCAGGAGTTCGCCCGACGCGGGGCGCGCATCATGCTCAGCGACATCGATTCGACGGCGCTCGACCGCGCGGTAGCCGATCTGCGCGGCGATGGCGTCGACGCGCACGGCGTGGTGTGCGACGTGCGGAAGTTCGACGACGTCAACCGGTTGGCCGACGAGGCGTTCGGCGTGTTCGGTGACGTGCACCTGGTGTTCAACAACGCCGGGATCGCCTACGCCGGCCCGATCGCGCAGACCAGCCACGACGACTGGCGATTCGTCATCGACGTCGACCTGTGGGGACCGATCCACGGCGTCGAGGCGTTCCTGCCCCGGCTGATCGCCCAGGAAGCTGACAGCCACATCGCGTTCACGTCGTCGTTCGCCGGGCTGATTCCCAACGTCGGCCTGGGCCCCTACTGCGTCGCCAAATACGGCGTCGTCGCGCTCGCGGAGACGTTGTCGCGCGAGGTGCGCGCCAACGGCATCGGTGTGACGGTGTTGTGCCCGATGATCGTCGACACCAACCTGCTGGCCAACACCGAACGCGTGCGCAGCGAGGACTACGGCCCGGCCACCGCGTCCGGTGCGGACTCGGTGCAGCAATTGGCGTCCGACCCGACGGACGACTCCGTCCTCAACGTCGACGAGGTGGCCCGCCTGACCGCCGACGCGATCGAAGCCAACCGGCTCTACGTGCTACCGCACAGCGCGGCCCGCGGCTCGATTCGACGCCGCTTCGAGCGCATCGACCGCACCTTCGACGACCAGTCCGCCGCCGGCTGGACCCACTGA
- the rffG_2 gene encoding nucleoside-diphosphate-sugar epimerase produces MAGVILVTGGFGLVGSATARRLAELGRSVVVADLDTPANRKAQAKLPRGVTVRWTDLTDEAAVQRLVSDVAPEAIIHLAAVIPPPIYKNPGLARRVNVEATATLVRIAEQQSAPPRFVQASSNAVYGARNPHTAAAPVRADDPMRPCDLYSGTKAEAEAIVRASKLPWVVLRLGGVLSTDPNAMPMSADALYFESLLPTDGRLHTVDVRDVAWAFAAATTADVVGEILLIAGDDSHRIRQGDVGAALAAARGLPGVLPPGRPGDPDRDDTWFVTDWMDTTRAQEALQFQHYSWPDMQAEAAANAGWTRYVMRLLTPLAPLLRALLERRGAYRNTPGTYADPWGAIRARLGEPAWDRPRDLS; encoded by the coding sequence ATGGCGGGGGTGATATTGGTGACCGGCGGCTTCGGCCTGGTCGGTTCGGCGACCGCACGCAGGCTGGCCGAACTCGGACGCTCCGTGGTGGTGGCCGACCTGGACACGCCGGCGAACAGGAAAGCACAGGCGAAGCTGCCGCGGGGCGTCACCGTGCGATGGACCGACCTGACCGATGAGGCTGCGGTGCAGCGGTTGGTCAGCGACGTCGCACCCGAGGCGATCATTCATCTGGCCGCCGTGATCCCGCCACCGATCTACAAGAACCCGGGCCTGGCGCGGCGCGTCAACGTCGAGGCCACTGCGACGCTGGTGCGCATCGCCGAACAGCAGTCGGCGCCGCCGCGCTTCGTCCAGGCATCGAGCAACGCGGTCTACGGTGCCCGCAACCCGCACACGGCCGCGGCGCCCGTGCGCGCAGACGACCCGATGCGGCCCTGCGACCTCTACAGCGGCACCAAGGCGGAGGCCGAGGCGATCGTGCGGGCCTCGAAACTGCCGTGGGTGGTGCTGCGCCTGGGTGGTGTGCTGAGCACCGATCCCAACGCGATGCCGATGAGCGCCGACGCCTTGTACTTCGAGAGCCTGCTACCGACCGACGGCCGGCTGCACACCGTCGACGTCCGCGATGTCGCGTGGGCCTTCGCCGCGGCGACCACCGCCGACGTCGTCGGGGAGATCCTGCTGATCGCCGGCGACGACTCGCACCGCATCCGCCAGGGCGACGTGGGCGCGGCGCTGGCGGCGGCCCGCGGCCTGCCCGGGGTGCTACCCCCCGGCAGGCCCGGTGACCCCGACCGCGACGACACCTGGTTCGTCACCGATTGGATGGACACCACCCGCGCGCAGGAAGCGCTTCAGTTCCAGCACTATTCGTGGCCCGACATGCAAGCCGAGGCCGCCGCCAATGCCGGTTGGACGCGTTATGTGATGCGTCTGCTGACCCCGCTCGCGCCGCTACTGCGCGCGCTCCTCGAACGCCGCGGCGCTTACCGGAACACCCCCGGAACCTACGCCGATCCGTGGGGCGCGATCCGCGCCCGGCTGGGCGAGCCGGCGTGGGATCGACCCCGCGATCTGTCCTGA
- a CDS encoding 1-acyl-sn-glycerol-3-phosphate acyltransferase, producing MSSNGAQKPEVAKWDPTFTRGIINTVGPLIKRYFRAEVRDLDAMPAAGGALLVSNHSGGMLTPDVLVFAPAFYTKFGFDRPVYTLGHDAIFVGPVGTLLRRAGVIGANRENAAKALREGAVVLVFPGGDYDSYRPTFSENVIDFAGRTGYVRTAVESGVPIVPMVSIGAQETQLFLARGDSIARRIGLKRLRAEILPISVGFPFGVSVFFPPNLPLPAKITTRVLPPINVVEQFGEDPDVKEVDAHVRSVMQTALDELAAERRFPVLG from the coding sequence ATGAGTAGCAATGGGGCGCAAAAGCCGGAAGTCGCGAAGTGGGACCCCACGTTCACCCGGGGCATCATCAACACGGTCGGCCCGCTCATCAAGCGATACTTCCGCGCCGAGGTGCGCGACCTGGACGCCATGCCCGCGGCCGGGGGAGCGTTACTGGTGTCCAACCACTCGGGCGGCATGCTCACCCCCGATGTGCTCGTCTTCGCCCCGGCCTTCTACACAAAGTTCGGCTTCGACCGTCCCGTGTACACGCTCGGGCACGACGCCATCTTCGTCGGGCCCGTCGGCACCCTGCTGCGTCGCGCCGGCGTCATCGGTGCCAACCGGGAGAACGCGGCGAAGGCGTTGCGCGAGGGCGCGGTGGTGCTGGTCTTCCCCGGAGGCGACTACGACTCCTACCGGCCGACGTTCAGCGAGAACGTCATCGACTTCGCCGGCCGCACGGGATACGTCCGGACCGCTGTCGAGTCCGGCGTACCGATCGTGCCCATGGTGTCGATCGGCGCCCAGGAGACACAACTGTTCCTCGCACGTGGCGACTCGATCGCCCGGCGCATCGGGCTCAAGCGTTTACGCGCCGAGATCCTGCCCATCAGTGTCGGATTCCCGTTCGGGGTGTCGGTGTTCTTCCCGCCGAACCTCCCACTGCCCGCCAAGATCACCACGCGGGTGTTGCCGCCGATTAATGTGGTCGAGCAGTTCGGAGAGGACCCCGACGTGAAGGAGGTCGATGCGCACGTGCGCTCCGTGATGCAGACCGCGCTCGACGAACTGGCCGCCGAACGCCGTTTCCCGGTACTGGGCTGA
- the fadD_6 gene encoding acyl-CoA synthetase: protein MADVLGLVQTLWRAGLIAPLRPDKYLRMGAAMRRVGMTATVGFAAAAQRCPDRPGLVDERGTLTWKQIDDRCDAVATGLQALPGGTPKTVAVMCRNHRGFIESLVASNRIGADVLLLNTSFAGPAMAEVVDREGADVVIFDEEFAEIVDRAMADKPDATRILAWTDEATDGLTLDQLIESNLGKRPAATERNSDIILLTSGTTGTPKGAKRGQGSGGAGDLKAVLDRTPWRAEEATVIVAPMFHAWGFSQLLFAALLACTIVTRRKFDPEATLELVDRYKATGLAVVPVMFDRIMDLPDEVLNRYSGKSLRFATASGSRMRPDVVIKFMDRFGDVIYNNYNATEAGMIATATPSDLRAAPDTAGTPADGTEIRIYDAEFNELPAGETGQIFVRSGTLFDGYTSGQTKDFRDGFMASGDVGYLDEAGRLFVVGRDDEMIVSGGENVYPIEVEKTLAQHSDVKEAVVLGVDDEQYGQRLVAFVVLNEGKSAGPDDLKQHVRDNLANYKVPRQITVLDELPRGNTGKVARKDLLDLVD from the coding sequence ATGGCTGACGTTCTCGGACTCGTGCAGACGCTGTGGCGGGCCGGCTTGATCGCGCCGCTGCGGCCCGATAAGTACCTGCGGATGGGCGCGGCGATGCGGCGCGTGGGCATGACCGCGACGGTCGGCTTCGCCGCGGCCGCGCAGCGCTGCCCGGACCGCCCAGGACTCGTCGACGAGCGCGGCACCCTGACCTGGAAGCAGATCGACGACCGCTGCGACGCGGTGGCCACCGGGCTGCAAGCGCTACCCGGCGGCACGCCGAAAACCGTTGCCGTGATGTGCCGCAACCATCGCGGCTTCATCGAGTCCCTGGTGGCCTCGAACCGAATCGGCGCCGACGTGCTGCTGCTCAACACCTCGTTCGCGGGTCCGGCCATGGCCGAGGTGGTCGATCGGGAAGGCGCCGACGTCGTCATCTTCGACGAGGAGTTCGCCGAGATCGTCGACCGGGCCATGGCCGACAAACCCGACGCGACGCGGATCCTCGCCTGGACCGACGAAGCTACCGACGGGCTGACCCTCGATCAGCTCATCGAGTCCAATCTCGGCAAGCGGCCCGCCGCCACCGAACGCAACAGCGACATCATCCTGCTGACGTCGGGCACCACGGGAACCCCGAAAGGCGCCAAACGCGGTCAAGGCAGTGGCGGCGCAGGCGATCTCAAGGCGGTGCTGGACCGGACGCCGTGGCGCGCCGAGGAGGCCACCGTCATCGTCGCGCCGATGTTCCACGCGTGGGGCTTCTCGCAGCTGCTGTTCGCCGCGCTGCTCGCCTGCACCATCGTCACCCGCCGCAAGTTCGACCCCGAGGCCACGCTGGAACTGGTCGACCGGTACAAGGCGACCGGTCTGGCGGTGGTGCCGGTGATGTTCGACCGGATCATGGACCTCCCCGACGAGGTGTTGAACCGCTACAGCGGCAAGTCACTTCGCTTCGCGACGGCGTCAGGTTCGCGGATGCGGCCCGATGTCGTGATCAAGTTCATGGACCGGTTCGGCGACGTGATCTACAACAACTACAACGCCACCGAAGCGGGCATGATCGCCACCGCGACGCCGTCCGACCTGCGAGCGGCTCCCGACACGGCCGGGACCCCCGCCGACGGCACCGAGATCCGCATCTACGACGCTGAATTCAACGAACTTCCCGCCGGGGAGACGGGTCAGATCTTCGTCCGCAGCGGCACGTTGTTCGACGGGTACACCTCCGGCCAGACCAAGGACTTCCGCGACGGTTTCATGGCGTCGGGAGACGTCGGTTACCTCGACGAGGCCGGGCGGTTGTTCGTGGTCGGCCGTGACGACGAGATGATCGTCTCCGGGGGAGAGAACGTGTACCCGATCGAGGTCGAGAAAACGCTGGCCCAGCACTCCGATGTCAAGGAGGCGGTGGTGCTGGGCGTCGACGACGAGCAGTACGGTCAGCGCCTCGTGGCCTTCGTCGTGCTCAACGAGGGCAAAAGCGCAGGCCCCGACGACCTCAAACAGCACGTCCGTGACAACCTCGCCAACTACAAGGTGCCGCGGCAGATCACCGTCCTCGACGAACTCCCACGCGGCAACACCGGCAAGGTGGCTCGGAAGGACCTGCTCGACCTGGTCGACTAA